One window from the genome of Oryza glaberrima chromosome 3, OglaRS2, whole genome shotgun sequence encodes:
- the LOC127767165 gene encoding uncharacterized protein LOC127767165 — protein MASVGFGSRVAAAGVAPSASSSSAGRRRPSRVAMAVGATRGKPAPAEEEKSLADFIFGFIFKKDQLVETDPLLNKVDGAPPSGSTVSRKAPAKKPAASAADEEGGGGGFNLGALFAKKG, from the coding sequence ATGGCGTCGGTGGGATTCGGGAgcagagtggcggcggcgggcgtggcgccgtcggcgtcgtcgtcgtcggctggGCGGAGGCGGCCGTCGCGGGTGGCGATGGCGGTCGGCGCCACGAGGGggaagccggcgccggcggaggaggagaagagcctCGCCGACTTCATCTTCGGCTTCATCTTCAAGAAGGACCAGCTCGTCGAGACCGACCCGCTGCTCAACAAGGTCGACGGCGCGCCGCCCTCCGGCTCCACCGTCTCCCGGAAGGCCCCCGCCAAGAAGcccgcggcgagcgccgccgacgaggaaggcggcggcggcggcttcaacCTCGGCGCCCTCTTCGCCAAGAAAGGCTGA
- the LOC127766554 gene encoding non-specific phospholipase C1, which produces MAGGGGRERRGGGRLLVGVLLLTLVVSGHCLESTHHRGLKRRRRKHEIHSPIKTVVVVVMENRSFDHILGWLSRTRPDIDGLNGTQSNRLNASDPSSPEIFVTDEAGYVDSDPGHGFEDIREQIFGSADTSAVPAPMSGFAQNARGMGLGMPQNVMSGFKPESVPVYAALADEFAVFDRWFASVPTSTQPNRLYVHSATSHGLTFNARKDLIHGFPQKTIFDSLEENGLSFGIYYQNIPATLFYQSLRRLKHLVKFHQYSLKFKLHAKWGKLPNYAVIEQRYFDCEMFPANDDHPSHDVARGQRFVKEVYETLRASPQWNETALIITYDEHGGFYDHVPTPVVGVPQPDGIVGPDPYYFKFDRLGVRVPSFLISPWIEKRTVIHEPNGPQDSSQYEHSSIPATVKKLFNLHSNFLTKRDAWAGTFENYFKIRKTPRTDCPEKLPEVTKSLRPFGPKEDSSLSEFQVELIQLASQLNGDHVLNTYPDIGRTMTVGEANRYAEDAVARFLEAGRIALRAGANESALVTMRPALTSRASPSSDLSSEL; this is translated from the exons ATGGCGGGCGGGGGAGGtagggagcggcgcggcggggggAGGCTGCTCGTCGGGGTGCTGCTCCTGACGCTGGTGGTGTCCGGGCACTGCCTGGAGAGCACGCACCACCGCGggctgaagcggcggcggcggaagcacgAGATCCACTCGCCGATcaagacggtggtggtggtggtgatggagaATCGGAGCTTCGACCACATCCTCGGGTGGCTCAGCCGCACCCGCCCCGACATCGACGGGCTCAACGGCACGCAATCCAACCGCCTCAACGCCTCCGACCCTTCCTCCCCGGAGATCTTCGTCACCGACGAGGCCGGCTACGTCGACTCCGACCCCGGCCACGGCTTCGAGGACATCCGCGAGCAGATCTTCGGCTCCGCCGACACCTCCGCCGTGCCGGCCCCCATGTCCGGCTTCGCCCAGAACGCCCGCGGGATGGGCCTCGGCATGCCGCAGAACGTCATGAGCGGGTTCAAGCCGGAGTCCGTGCCGGTctacgccgccctcgccgacgaGTTCGCCGTGTTCGACCGGTGGTTCGCCTCCGTGCCCACCTCCACCCAGCCCAATCGCCTCTACGTCCATTCCGCGACCTCCCATGGCCTCACCTTCAACGCCCGCAAGGACCTCATCCATGGCTTCCCGCAGAAGACCATCTTCGATAGCCTCGAGGAGAACGGCTTGTCCTTTGGCATCTACTACCAGAACATCCCGGCCACGCTCTTCTACCAGAGCCTCCGCCGCCTCAAGCACCTCGTCAAGTTCCACCAGTACAGCCTCAAGTTCAAGCTTCACGCCAAGTGGGGAAAGCTGCCGAATTACGCGGTGATTGAGCAGAGGTACTTCGATTGCGAGATGTTCCCTGCAAACGATGACCACCCCTCGCACGACGTAGCGAGGGGGCAGAGGTTCGTCAAGGAGGTGTATGAGACGCTGCGAGCGAGTCCGCAGTGGAACGAGACTGCTCTGATCATCACCTATGATGAGCATGGTGGATTCTATGACCATGTGCCTACGCCGGTTGTCGGGGTTCCACAGCCTGATGGAATTGTTGGCCCTGATCCTTACTACTTCAAGTTTGATCGGCTTGGAGTGCGCGTGCCTTCTTTCCTTATCTCACCATGGATCGAGAAGCGCACTG TGATCCATGAACCAAATGGGCCACAGGACTCCTCACAATATGAGCACTCATCCATCCCTGCAACAGTAAAGAAGCTATTTAATTTACATTCTAACTTCCTGACAAAGAGGGATGCATGGGCTGGGACCTTTGAGAACTACTTCAAAATCCGGAAAACACCCAGAACTGATTGTCCAG AGAAACTCCCAGAGGTCACAAAGTCTCTGCGACCGTTTGGCCCTAAGGAAGATTCATCTCTGTCAGAGTTTCAAGTGGAGTTGATTCAGCTTGCTTCTCAGCTCAATGGTGACCATGTACTCAACACCTACCCAGATATTGGCAGGACTATGACTGTGGGTGAAGCAAACCGCTATGCAGAGGATGCTGTTGCTAGATTTTTGGAAGCTGGCAGAATTGCTCTAAGAGCTGGTGCAAATGAATCTGCTTTGGTCACCATGAGGCCTGCACTCACCAGCAGAGCCTCACCGTCCTCTGATTTATCATCTGAACTCTGA
- the LOC127767090 gene encoding zinc finger CCCH domain-containing protein 25 encodes MNPLTQVKRTQVINQKEALLGIGEDGSWHAKFKDSAYVFVGGIPYDLTEGDLLAVFAQYGEVVDVNLVRDKGTGKSKGFAFLAYEDQRSTILAVDNLNGAKVLGRIVRVDHVSKYKKKEEEDEEELQKKREARGVCYAFQKGECNRGASCRYSHDEQRNANTGWGSKEESKARWEHDRHHEPPMSHKKFPSSAGEQRFPDRAKEENKSTGREGQSSRSEAYKDRDSRLRHSDRGSKDHDRYRHDRSPERSRGDRQRNNDRYAQGRDEKLERYRSEVKHDEGDQKRSRRDTDSSGHYERRGNEDSERYRKSRR; translated from the exons ATGAATCCTCTGACGCAGGTGAAGAGGACGCAGGTAATCAACCAGAAGGAGGCGCTTCTGGGCATCGGCGAGGACGGGTCGTGGCACGCCAAGTTCAAGGACTCCGCCTACGTCTTCGTCGGCGGCATCCCCTACGACCTCACCGAGGGCGACCTCCTCGCCGTGTTCGCGCA GTACGGCGAGGTGGTCGATGTGAACCTCGTGCGCGACAAGGGCACCGGAAAATCCAAGGGATTTGCGTTTCTTGCGTACGAGGACCAGAGGAGCACGATTCTTGCTGTTG ATAATTTGAATGGAGCTAAAGTTCTTGGGAGGATTGTAAGAGTTGATCATGTGAGCAAATAcaagaaaaaggaggaggaggatgaggaggagctgcAGAAGAAGAGGGAGGCCCGTGGCGTGTGCTACGCGTTCCAGAAAGGCGAATGCAACCGTGGAGCTTCCTGCAGATATTCCCATGATGAGCAG AGGAATGCAAACACTGGTTGGGGTTCTAAGGAGGAGAGCAAAGCAAGATGGGAGCATGACAGACACCATGAGCCACCGATGAGCCACAAGAAGTTCCCTTCGAGTGCTGGGGAACAAAGGTTCCCTGACAGAGCTAAAGAGGAGAACAAATCAACTGGCAGGGAAGGGCAGTCCTCAAGATCGGAGGCATACAAAGACCGTGATTCCAGGCTTAGGCATAGTGATAGAGGTTCAAAAGATCATGACAGGTATAGGCATGATAGATCACCTGAGAGATCAAGAGGTGATAGGCAGAGAAACAATGACAGATATGCCCAAGGAAGAGATGAAAAATTAGAAAGGTACAGATCTGAAGTGAAACATGATGAAGGAGACCAGAAGCGATCAAGGCGGGACACTGATTCTAGTGGACATTATGAAAGGAGGGGTAACGAAGATTCAGAAAGGTACAGGAAATCACGGAGATAA
- the LOC127767089 gene encoding anthranilate synthase alpha subunit 1, chloroplastic — protein MASLVLSLRIAPSTPPLGLGGGRFRGRRGAVACRAATFQQLDAVAVREEESKFKAGAAEGCNILPLKRCIFSDHLTPVLAYRCLVREDDREAPSFLFESVEQGSEGTNVGRYSVVGAQPAMEIVAKANHVTVMDHKMKSRREQFAPDPMKIPRSIMEQWNPQIVEGLPDAFCGGWVGFFSYDTVRYVETKKLPFSNAPEDDRNLPDIHLGLYNDIVVFDHVEKKTHVIHWVRVDCHESVDEAYEDGKNQLEALLSRLHSVNVPTLTAGSVKLNVGQVGSALQKSSMSREDYKKAVVQAKEHILAGDIFQVVLSQRFERRTFADPFEVYRALRIVNPSPYMAYLQARGCILVASSPEILTRVEKRTIVNRPLAGTIRRGKSKAEDKVLEQLLLSDEKQCAEHIMLVDLGRNDVGKVSKPGSVKVEKLMNVERYSHVMHISSTVTGELRDDLTCWDALRAALPVGTVSGAPKVRAMELIDQMEGKMRGPYSGGFGGVSFRGDMDIALALRTIVFPTGSRFDTMYSYTDKNARQEWVAHLQAGAGIVADSKPDDEHQECLNKAAGLARAIDLAESTFVDE, from the exons ATGGCCAGCCTCGTGCTCTCCCTGCGCATCgcgccgtccacgccgccgctggGGCTGGGCGGGGGGCGATTCCGCGGCCGACGAGGGGccgtcgcctgccgcgccgccacgtTCCAGCAGCTCGACGCCGTCG cggtgagggaggaggagtcCAAGTTcaaggcgggggcggcggagggTTGCAACATCCTGCCGCTCAAGCGATGCATCTTCTCCGACCACCTCACGCCGGTGCTCGCGTACCGCTGCCTCGTCAGGGAGGACGACCGCGAGGCGCCCAGCTTCCTGTTTGAGTCCGTCGAGCAGGGATCCGAGGGCACCAATGTG GGGAGGTACAGTGTGGTTGGGGCACAGCCTGCGATGGAGATCGTAGCCAAGGCCAACCATGTGACTGTCATGGATCATAAGATGAAGTCTAGGAGGGAGCAATTTGCGCCTGACCCGATGAAGATACCAAGGAGCATTATGGAACAGTGGAACCCACAGATTGTTGAAGGCCTCCCTGATGCATTTTGTG GAGGATGGGTTGGATTCTTCTCTTACGACACAGTGCGTTATGTTGAAACAAAGAAGCTTCCATTTTCTAACGCGCCAGAGGATGATAGGAACCTTCCTGACATCCATTTAGGCCTCTACAATGACATAGTTGTGTTTGATCATGTTGAAAAG AAAACACATGTTATACATTGGGTGAGGGTAGATTGCCATGAGTCAGTTGACGAAGCGTATGAGGACGGGAAGAATCAGCTGGAAGCTTTGTTATCAAGATTACATAGTGTTAATGT GCCAACTCTTACTGCTGGTTCTGTAAAACTTAACGTTGGGCAAGTTGGGTCAGCACTACAGAAATCATCAATGTCAAGGGAGGACTATAAGAAAGCTGTTGTTCAAGCAAAAGAGCACATTCTAGCTGGTGACATTTTTCAAGTAGTCTTAAGCCAGCGTTTTGAGAGGCGGACATTTGCTGACCCCTTTGAGGTGTACCGTGCATTGCGTATTGTCAATCCTAGTCCTTATATGGCCTATCTACAG GCTCGTGGTTGTATTCTGGTAGCATCAAGTCCTGAAATTCTTACCCGGGTGGAAAAG AGGACAATTGTTAACAGGCCACTTGCTGGAACAATTAGAAGAGGAAAATCGAAAGCAGAAGACAAAGTTTTAGAACAACTGCTGTTGAGTGATGAAAAGCAGTGTGCTGAGCATATTATGTTAGTAGATCTTGGACGGAATGATGTTGGAAAG gtgtcCAAACCAGGTTCAGTAAAGGTGGAGAAACTGATGAACGTTGAACGATATTCACATGTCATGCACATTAGCTCAACA GTTACTGGAGAGTTGCGTGATGATCTGACTTGTTGGGATGCTCTTCGAGCAGCATTGCCCGTTGGAACAGTTAGTGGTGCACCAAAG GTGAGAGCGATGGAGCTGATTGACCAGATGGAAGGGAAGATGCGTGGGCCGTACAGTGGTGGCTTTGGAGGGGTTTCTTTCCGTGGAGACATGGACATCGCACTTGCTCTCCGTACCATCGTCTTCCCCACGGGATCTCGCTTCGACACCATGTACTCCTACACTGACAAGAATGCTCGTCAGGAGTGGGTGGCTCACCTTCAGGCTGGAGCTGGGATCGTCGCTGACAGCAAGCCTGACGATGAGCATCAGGAGTGCTTGAACAAGGCTGCTGGCCTTGCTCGTGCCATCGATCTTGCCGAGTCTACATTCGTAGATGAGTAG
- the LOC127767164 gene encoding GDP-mannose transporter GONST1-like, translating to MSLDYRPEYDDIEEAKSPNTSVAAVAVKNADASVYKIIHGFLKQKNNSIIKVAANVARKAASNKLSRKTSDVFDSLIQKQQSKWGNKTGPLLSGICYCIASCSMILLNKVVLSNYNFNAGISLMLYQNLISVIILLVLELFGVISTEKLTWKLIKVWIPVNLIFVGMLVTGMYSLKYINVAMVTILKNMTNILTAVGEIYIFRKGQNKKVWAALCLMVISAVCGGITDLSFHPVGYMWQLFNCFLTAGYSLTLRRVMDVAKQSTKSGSLNEVSMVLLNNALSIPLALILIVIFDEWQYVYEVEVTRDPMFWAFATASGLLGLAISFSSVWFLHRTGPTTYSLVGSLNKIPISVAGILLFNVPVSVENLFSIIFGLFAGIFFAKAKMS from the exons ATGTCGCTGGACTACAGGCCCGAGTACGATGACATCGAGGAGGCCAAGTCCCCCAACaccagcgtcgccgccgtcgccgtcaagaACGCCGACGCCTCCGTCTACAAGATCATCCACGGCTTCCTCAAGCAGAAGAACAACTCCATCATCAAGGTCGCCGCCAATGTCGCCAGGAAAGCGGCTTCCAACAA GTTGTCGAGGAAGACTTCTGACGTTTTTGACAGCTTAATTCAGAAGCAGCAAAGCAAGTGGGGAAACAAAACTGGACCTCTACTCTCGGGGATTTGTTACTGTATTGCCTCTTGCAGTATGATATTGCTCAACAAAGTTGTACTCTCCAACTATAATTTCAATGCTGGCATATCGCTTATGCTGTACCAG AATCTTATAAGCGTGATAATTCTTCTGGTACTTGAGCTCTTTGGTGTGATTTCAACGGAGAAACTTACATGGAAGTTGATTAAAGTCTGGATTCCAGTGAATCTTATTTTTGTTGGAATGTTAGTAACTGGAATGTACAG TTTGAAGTACATAAATGTTGCAATGGTGACGATATTAAAGAACATGACAAACATTTTGACAGCTGTtggagaaatatatattttcaggAAGGGTCAGAACAAAAAGGTTTGGGCTGCCTTGTGTCTAATG GTTATATCAGCTGTATGTGGGGGGATTACAGATCTTTCTTTCCATCCGGTTGGCTACATGTGGCAACTTTTCAATTGCTTTCTGACAGCAGGCTACTCG CTTACACTAAGACGTGTGATGGATGTAGCCAAACAATCAACAAAATCCGGTTCCCTCAATGAAGTTTCTATGGTGTTACTTAACAATGCGCTCTCCATACCTTTAGCACTCATTTTGATTGTTATCTTCGACGAATGGCAATACGTTTATGAAGT TGAAGTTACTAGAGATCCTATGTTCTGGGCTTTTGCAACAGCTAGTGGTTTGCTAGGTCTGGCAATTAGCTTCTCATCTGTGTGGTTTTTACATCGGACTGGCCCAACAACTTACAG CCTTGTTGGTTCACTGAACAAGATACCTATTTCGGTGGCTGGTATCTTGCTTTTCAACGTACCAGTGAGTGTTGAAAATTTGTTTAGCATAATTTTTG GTCTTTTTGCTGGGATATTCTTTGCAAAGGCAAAAATGTCCTAA